One genomic window of Nakamurella panacisegetis includes the following:
- a CDS encoding helix-turn-helix domain-containing protein, which translates to MTTERFLTLADVAEILNISASQTYALVRSGDLKGIQIGGRNQWRVERARLEEYIDEAYQRTAASLSELPSALPTDA; encoded by the coding sequence ATGACCACCGAACGCTTTCTGACTCTGGCCGACGTCGCCGAGATCCTGAACATCTCCGCGTCCCAGACCTACGCCCTGGTGCGGAGCGGCGATCTCAAGGGCATCCAGATCGGTGGCCGGAACCAGTGGCGAGTCGAGCGCGCTCGCTTGGAGGAATACATCGACGAGGCCTACCAGCGGACCGCGGCCTCACTGTCCGAGCTGCCCTCCGCGCTGCCGACCGACGCCTGA
- a CDS encoding WS/DGAT/MGAT family O-acyltransferase — protein sequence MTDRLSATDAAFLYAEDASTPMHVGGVVILHPEPGTFDYREIVDLISARLSLVPRYRQRVRFVPGRLGRPVWVDDEDFDLTYHVRRSALPKPGTMSTLDELVGRLISRPLDRARPLWEMYVIEGLEGGRIAIVNKTHHAMVDRIGAVDVAAAILDLARRPRRLPDEPWIPVPPPSDIDLVVDAVADIASRPSDLVDVLRLAAADIGSTVSKVARAGVDVVEMVRRTVNPAPRSVLNVTKSGQRRFASFRVDLADVKAIRAAHGASVNDVLLAAITGALRTWLLARGEAVTPTTTLRALVPMSVKGSPVTGDEEPDGGPVNPVVSYVVDMPVAEPNPVMRLHQVSFAMGAHLESGRQVGADSLLELGRFAPPTLHALGARVAGQLSGRMYNLLITNAPGPQLPLFAAGSPVVAMYPVAPLAKGQALAVACTSYNGGVFFGLTADRDAIPDIEEFAVHIGEAVEELLPAPGTGVVTGRSRPASAAGRPGTSARVRSARRLGEQK from the coding sequence ATGACCGACCGGCTCTCGGCGACCGACGCCGCCTTCCTCTATGCAGAGGATGCGTCGACGCCGATGCACGTCGGCGGTGTGGTGATCCTGCATCCGGAACCGGGGACGTTCGACTACCGGGAGATCGTGGATCTGATCTCGGCCCGGCTGTCGCTGGTCCCGCGCTACCGGCAGCGGGTGCGCTTCGTGCCCGGACGGCTGGGCCGTCCGGTGTGGGTGGACGACGAGGACTTCGACCTGACATATCACGTCCGGCGGTCGGCCCTGCCCAAGCCGGGCACCATGTCGACCCTGGACGAACTCGTCGGACGACTGATCTCGCGTCCGCTGGACCGTGCGCGTCCGCTCTGGGAGATGTACGTCATCGAAGGTCTCGAGGGCGGGCGGATCGCCATCGTCAACAAGACCCATCACGCGATGGTCGACCGGATCGGGGCCGTCGACGTGGCCGCAGCCATCCTGGACCTCGCCCGGCGCCCGCGCCGCCTGCCCGACGAACCCTGGATCCCGGTTCCACCGCCGAGCGACATCGATCTGGTGGTCGATGCCGTTGCCGACATCGCCAGCCGCCCGTCCGACCTGGTCGACGTACTGCGACTGGCCGCGGCCGACATCGGGTCCACGGTCTCGAAGGTGGCGCGGGCCGGTGTCGACGTGGTGGAGATGGTGCGGCGCACGGTGAATCCGGCACCACGATCGGTGCTCAATGTGACCAAGAGCGGCCAGCGCCGGTTCGCCTCCTTCCGGGTCGATCTGGCCGATGTGAAGGCCATCCGGGCCGCGCACGGTGCGTCCGTCAACGACGTGCTGCTGGCCGCCATCACCGGTGCCCTGCGGACCTGGCTACTGGCCCGCGGCGAGGCGGTCACCCCGACCACCACCTTGCGTGCACTGGTCCCGATGTCGGTCAAGGGCAGTCCGGTGACCGGCGACGAGGAACCGGATGGCGGACCGGTCAACCCGGTGGTTTCCTACGTGGTCGACATGCCCGTGGCCGAGCCGAACCCCGTCATGCGGCTGCATCAGGTGTCGTTCGCCATGGGAGCCCATCTGGAATCGGGACGGCAGGTCGGCGCCGACTCGTTGCTGGAGCTCGGCCGATTCGCCCCGCCGACCCTGCACGCCCTGGGCGCCCGGGTCGCCGGCCAGCTCTCCGGCCGGATGTACAACCTGCTCATCACCAACGCCCCGGGCCCGCAACTCCCGCTGTTCGCGGCGGGCTCGCCAGTCGTGGCGATGTATCCGGTGGCGCCGTTGGCCAAGGGGCAGGCGCTGGCCGTGGCCTGCACGTCCTACAACGGGGGAGTGTTCTTCGGTCTCACCGCCGATCGGGATGCAATTCCCGACATCGAGGAGTTCGCCGTCCACATCGGCGAAGCAGTCGAGGAGTTGCTCCCGGCGCCCGGCACCGGCGTGGTCACCGGCCGGTCCCGGCCGGCATCGGCGGCCGGCCGGCCCGGGACCTCGGCCCGGGTTCGTTCTGCACGCAGGTTGGGAGAACAGAAGTGA
- a CDS encoding DUF6912 family protein, with product MRVYIPVTFSGLRTVVTEREVRPQGGIVFGVTDDLRQEYADADDEELEYLALSDAARACLRLLAAAPADEPPMRVVIAADVTDAESIPHRDRAAARVAGPVPWKQIASFHVDGAEAGDVVRAAVDVIYEADLGDDDAEFAVGSAQDMDLAWYAPGEIAYLIEDLDSSG from the coding sequence GTGAGGGTCTACATTCCGGTCACCTTCTCCGGGCTTCGGACGGTCGTGACCGAGCGCGAGGTGCGGCCCCAGGGCGGGATCGTGTTCGGGGTGACCGACGACCTACGGCAGGAGTACGCCGACGCCGACGACGAGGAGCTGGAATACCTCGCCCTGTCCGATGCCGCCCGGGCCTGCCTGCGGCTGCTCGCGGCGGCGCCGGCCGATGAGCCGCCAATGCGGGTGGTGATCGCCGCCGACGTCACCGATGCCGAATCCATTCCGCACCGGGACCGGGCCGCGGCCCGGGTCGCCGGCCCGGTGCCCTGGAAGCAGATCGCTTCGTTCCATGTGGACGGGGCCGAGGCGGGCGACGTGGTTCGGGCGGCGGTGGACGTGATCTACGAGGCGGACCTGGGGGATGACGACGCCGAGTTCGCTGTCGGGTCGGCGCAGGACATGGACCTGGCTTGGTACGCGCCGGGCGAGATCGCCTATCTGATCGAGGATCTGGACAGCAGCGGCTGA
- a CDS encoding L,D-transpeptidase: protein MHVVRRGFAGRNVGLVALLAAVGLAAAACTSAAGSAGVQTVTVSSTVGGAPGSTSVTIPAATGAPASGPAASGGAVASGRPVASAPASSAAASSAIALPVAAVSASPAFGTKTMSPSDPLKITVAKGKITSLKLVNPTGVVVKGAISADGSTWTLGEVLGYGKTYTATGSATGTDGKSVPITGTFTTVTPATKVRTTISPGDGKTVGVATSVIVSFGVKPADGDNIAKYVTITTTPKVSGAWVWIQHDDGRWALDFRTEDYWPENTKVHVEANVYGLKFGPGAYGSSDVTSDFTIGRNQVVKADVNSHYLYVYQDNKEVAKYAASYGKGDTPDKITRSGIHVVNDMNVTKLMSNPKYGYTNVLEHWAVRISDNGEFIHANPNTVSDQGNTNVSHGCVNLSLADAKAYFQSALIGDPVEVTGTTIDLSASDGDLFDWTYSWSQWKNLAVKSQ, encoded by the coding sequence ATGCATGTGGTCAGACGCGGCTTCGCCGGACGGAACGTGGGGCTCGTGGCTCTGCTGGCAGCAGTCGGATTGGCCGCGGCCGCCTGCACCTCAGCGGCCGGATCGGCCGGCGTCCAGACCGTGACGGTGAGCTCCACCGTAGGGGGCGCCCCGGGATCGACCTCCGTGACCATCCCGGCCGCCACCGGCGCTCCGGCGTCGGGTCCGGCGGCGTCCGGCGGTGCCGTTGCCTCGGGCCGCCCCGTCGCCTCGGCCCCGGCGAGTTCGGCCGCCGCCTCCAGCGCCATCGCGCTACCGGTGGCCGCAGTGTCGGCCAGCCCGGCGTTCGGTACCAAGACCATGAGCCCGTCGGACCCCTTGAAGATCACCGTGGCCAAGGGCAAGATCACCTCGCTGAAGCTGGTCAACCCGACCGGAGTGGTCGTCAAGGGCGCCATCTCGGCCGACGGCAGCACGTGGACCCTCGGTGAGGTCCTCGGCTACGGCAAGACCTACACGGCCACCGGCTCGGCGACCGGCACCGACGGTAAGTCCGTCCCGATCACGGGCACTTTCACGACGGTCACCCCGGCGACGAAGGTGCGCACCACGATCAGCCCCGGTGACGGGAAGACGGTCGGCGTCGCGACGTCCGTCATCGTCTCCTTCGGCGTCAAGCCGGCCGACGGCGACAACATCGCCAAGTACGTCACGATCACGACCACACCCAAGGTCTCCGGTGCCTGGGTCTGGATCCAGCACGACGACGGCCGTTGGGCACTCGACTTCCGCACCGAGGACTACTGGCCGGAGAACACCAAGGTGCACGTGGAGGCGAACGTCTACGGACTGAAGTTCGGCCCCGGCGCGTACGGCTCCAGCGACGTGACCAGTGACTTCACCATCGGTCGCAACCAGGTGGTGAAGGCCGACGTGAACTCGCACTACCTGTACGTCTACCAGGACAACAAGGAGGTGGCGAAGTACGCGGCCTCCTACGGAAAGGGCGACACCCCGGACAAGATCACCCGCTCCGGCATCCACGTGGTCAACGACATGAACGTGACGAAGCTGATGAGCAACCCGAAGTACGGGTACACCAACGTGCTCGAACACTGGGCCGTGCGGATCAGCGACAACGGCGAGTTCATCCACGCCAACCCGAACACGGTCAGCGACCAGGGCAACACCAACGTCTCCCACGGCTGCGTCAACCTCTCCCTGGCCGACGCCAAGGCCTACTTCCAATCCGCACTGATCGGCGACCCGGTGGAGGTGACCGGAACGACCATCGACCTGTCCGCATCCGACGGTGACCTGTTCGACTGGACCTACTCGTGGAGTCAGTGGAAGAACCTCGCGGTCAAGTCCCAGTGA
- a CDS encoding SGNH/GDSL hydrolase family protein, whose product MSDFASPRTFDRYVAIGDSFTEGVGDEPLDGAPRGWADLVAGVLSQDWIARDPAGERTGYANLAIRGQLLGPIIDEQLDPALALRPDLVTFAGGGNDMLRPRAVLPALLRLVDLTVARLTDSGATVVIFTGADPCDGLPFGARIRATGDKLSAGVRRIAEKRGAVLVDLWPLTELRDPRYWAVDRLHLNAIGHQQVAARVLDKLRVERPAEWSAPVGTPERRARTARDELDFYWEYVGPWVRRRLTGTSSGDHRPPKRPVLAPLEPASPAVGIHRAEITGT is encoded by the coding sequence ATGTCGGATTTCGCCTCGCCCCGCACATTCGATCGCTACGTCGCCATCGGCGACAGCTTCACCGAGGGGGTGGGCGACGAGCCGCTCGACGGGGCTCCCCGGGGCTGGGCCGATCTGGTGGCCGGCGTGCTGTCGCAGGACTGGATCGCGCGCGATCCGGCCGGTGAGCGCACCGGTTACGCGAATCTCGCCATCCGCGGCCAGCTGTTGGGACCCATCATCGACGAGCAACTGGACCCGGCCCTGGCCCTGCGGCCTGACCTGGTCACCTTCGCCGGCGGCGGCAACGACATGCTCCGACCGAGAGCGGTGCTGCCCGCACTCCTGCGCCTGGTCGACCTCACCGTCGCTCGCCTGACCGACTCCGGCGCCACGGTGGTCATCTTCACCGGTGCCGATCCGTGTGACGGACTGCCGTTCGGCGCCCGCATCCGGGCCACCGGTGACAAGCTCTCGGCCGGGGTCCGAAGGATCGCCGAGAAGCGTGGCGCAGTGCTGGTCGACCTCTGGCCCCTGACCGAACTCCGCGACCCGCGGTACTGGGCGGTCGACCGGCTCCACCTGAACGCGATCGGTCACCAACAGGTGGCCGCCCGGGTGCTCGACAAGCTGCGCGTCGAACGGCCCGCGGAATGGTCGGCGCCGGTGGGGACGCCGGAGCGGCGGGCGCGGACCGCCCGGGACGAGCTGGACTTCTACTGGGAGTACGTCGGGCCGTGGGTCCGCCGTCGGCTCACCGGTACGTCGTCCGGCGACCACCGGCCGCCGAAGCGGCCGGTGCTGGCCCCCCTCGAGCCAGCCTCGCCAGCTGTCGGGATCCACCGGGCCGAGATCACTGGGACTTGA
- a CDS encoding FtsK/SpoIIIE domain-containing protein has translation MTPFVLPLTVRTDDADTDLLIDLAGPTSLGQVLPAIRRRAGLPADSTLHLGHGVVDDSWVLGRAPLLAGRVLSTRPDVEATAVGPVQLSCVAGPDAGPSIPMPDRPIVVGRHPDCDLTLDDPELSRRHARVELAAGVLLVTDLESSNGVRVDGEARPRAGPGRPVPVHGLIRLGASILRSGLAAEPSLLLSPDGAGHLAVARPARVAPEFRCDVPPPPGPPPTRGRRPIPVLAALFGAGVGVVIALVTGLWTFLLLAALGPAMMLATAVSDRLSGRRGFRRASREHLRAVSDHRVRVGAALAADRLDAWDRYPDPATLGRRAASAGVRLWERRPGNPDFLRLAVGIGERKGRIPAEDAPLVAEVPLTLDLAAIGVLGIAGACRGLVRHLLSQLLVLHSPADLRIHLFTDDPELRRLRDLPHVELHADRVRATAGVARILSIAREATTVVVLDDAHRWRRTPRMNELLIGAARPATAASGLTEVATPRPGPGSVAAICIATAAEALPVECTAVAVVGDGQIRVRAGSHHLAAETVGVSRAHLERVVAALTPLIDPDRPGAGLPDEVWLSDLFGTAGVRAGTARRWVAPSLTVGLGTGAAGTVEIDLERDGPHVLIAGTTGSGKSELLQTLVAGLACAAPPDRTAFLLIDYKGGAAFGRLADLPHTTGVVTDLDQAEAARALTSLRAEVRRRERLLADSGAADLAGLRVDRPDGCPPSLVVVVDEYATLGAERPEFLAGLLDVAQRGRSLGLHLVLATQRPAGVLSPAMKANIGLRICLRVTDDADSLDVIDSPEAAQLPPWAPGRAYLRRAKGRTTLFQVARATGIRREQVRVRDDLEPAEAVTVGPTILDEVIEVVTGAAVGRGRPDTPWLPPLPDDYRPDGEAVLALRDVPDEQRQTEIGAPAGSTLVLGRPGSGRSSTLRRLAWCAATDGAELVVVDPSGGLRELADWPSTRTYLDGHDPVLVHRLIDRLRVVRRARVDGTGSPLLLLIDGWDAMAGPLDGLDYGGSTSTVTDLAGGGPSAGMRVAVSGDLRMEHHRTAGAFTTVIRLGVDARNDPCGAPPGRGRLLGAEIQVAHGPPGAPSSDPVGHGAPVVRALPVIVTASQLPDPRADAVPLGVGDDDGSVQVIDLTGPGGGLLVAGPRRSGVSTALARLAVGAAAAGVRVVRATVRPAPGLPGVEDIILGPGAGPLHRLLLDHDGPILLVADDLDRPDWPDDALALFERFVTVAGPGQYLAAAARLERALRSHRGPIAEIAAFRTGILLHPDSADGTLFDVTLPRRQGQPPAGRGYLVRQGRAVPLQLAGHPL, from the coding sequence ATGACCCCGTTCGTCCTGCCGCTCACCGTCCGTACCGACGACGCCGACACCGACCTGTTGATCGACCTGGCCGGCCCCACGTCGCTCGGCCAGGTACTTCCCGCGATCCGGCGCCGGGCGGGCCTGCCCGCCGACAGCACGCTGCACCTCGGGCACGGAGTGGTCGACGATTCGTGGGTTCTGGGCCGGGCCCCGTTGCTGGCCGGCCGGGTGTTGTCGACGCGGCCGGACGTCGAAGCCACCGCGGTCGGGCCGGTCCAGCTCTCGTGCGTGGCCGGGCCGGACGCCGGCCCGTCGATCCCGATGCCGGACCGGCCGATCGTCGTCGGGCGTCATCCGGATTGCGACCTGACTCTGGACGATCCCGAACTGTCGCGCCGGCACGCCCGGGTCGAGCTGGCCGCCGGGGTTCTGCTGGTCACCGACCTCGAGTCGAGCAACGGCGTCAGGGTCGACGGTGAGGCTCGTCCGCGGGCCGGGCCGGGCCGGCCGGTGCCGGTCCACGGGTTGATCCGGCTCGGCGCCAGCATCCTGCGCAGCGGCCTGGCCGCCGAACCGTCGCTGCTCCTGTCCCCGGACGGGGCGGGACATCTGGCCGTCGCCCGCCCGGCCCGGGTCGCCCCGGAATTCCGATGCGACGTTCCCCCTCCCCCCGGACCACCGCCCACGCGTGGCCGCCGCCCGATCCCCGTCCTCGCCGCCTTGTTCGGCGCCGGGGTGGGGGTGGTCATCGCGCTGGTCACCGGATTGTGGACGTTTCTCCTGCTGGCCGCCTTGGGCCCGGCGATGATGCTGGCCACCGCGGTGTCGGACCGGCTCAGCGGCCGGCGCGGCTTCCGGCGCGCCAGCCGGGAACACCTGCGGGCGGTCTCCGACCACAGGGTCCGGGTCGGGGCCGCGCTGGCGGCCGACCGCCTCGACGCATGGGACCGCTACCCGGATCCAGCCACCCTGGGCCGACGGGCCGCCTCGGCCGGCGTGCGGTTGTGGGAACGCCGGCCGGGCAATCCCGATTTCCTGCGCCTGGCCGTCGGGATCGGTGAGCGCAAGGGTCGAATCCCGGCCGAGGACGCACCACTCGTGGCCGAGGTCCCGCTCACGCTCGACCTGGCCGCCATCGGCGTCCTGGGGATAGCCGGCGCCTGCCGGGGGCTGGTCCGGCATCTGCTGAGCCAGCTCCTGGTCCTGCACTCACCGGCCGACCTGCGGATCCACCTGTTCACCGACGACCCCGAACTGCGCCGGCTACGGGACCTTCCGCACGTCGAGCTGCACGCCGACCGCGTGCGGGCCACGGCCGGGGTGGCCCGGATCCTGTCGATCGCCCGGGAGGCGACCACCGTGGTGGTGCTGGACGACGCCCACCGATGGCGACGGACGCCGCGGATGAACGAGCTGCTGATCGGGGCCGCACGACCGGCCACCGCTGCGTCCGGGCTGACCGAGGTGGCCACGCCACGTCCCGGCCCCGGCTCGGTCGCGGCGATCTGCATCGCCACGGCCGCCGAGGCGCTACCGGTGGAATGCACAGCCGTGGCGGTGGTCGGGGACGGGCAGATCAGGGTGCGGGCCGGCTCGCACCATCTGGCGGCCGAGACCGTGGGTGTCTCGCGCGCTCACCTGGAACGAGTGGTCGCCGCCCTGACTCCGCTGATCGATCCCGATCGACCCGGTGCCGGCCTGCCCGACGAGGTCTGGCTGTCCGACCTGTTCGGCACCGCCGGGGTTCGAGCGGGCACGGCACGACGGTGGGTTGCCCCTTCCCTGACGGTCGGGCTCGGCACGGGCGCCGCGGGGACGGTCGAGATCGACCTGGAACGCGACGGACCGCACGTACTCATCGCGGGGACCACCGGGTCGGGCAAGTCCGAACTCCTTCAGACCCTGGTGGCCGGCCTGGCCTGCGCGGCGCCGCCCGACCGGACCGCATTCCTGCTGATCGACTACAAGGGCGGCGCTGCCTTCGGCCGACTGGCCGACCTACCCCACACCACCGGTGTGGTGACCGATCTGGACCAGGCCGAGGCCGCTCGCGCGTTGACCAGCCTGCGAGCCGAGGTACGCCGCCGCGAACGGCTGCTGGCCGATTCCGGAGCAGCCGACCTGGCCGGGCTACGCGTCGACCGGCCAGATGGTTGCCCGCCGTCCCTGGTCGTGGTGGTCGACGAGTACGCCACGCTCGGCGCCGAACGGCCCGAGTTCCTGGCCGGCCTGCTCGACGTCGCGCAGCGAGGACGCTCGCTCGGGCTGCACCTGGTGCTGGCGACCCAGCGGCCGGCCGGCGTGCTGAGTCCGGCCATGAAAGCGAACATCGGCCTGCGCATCTGCCTACGGGTGACCGACGATGCCGATTCGCTCGACGTCATCGACTCGCCCGAGGCCGCGCAGCTGCCGCCGTGGGCCCCAGGACGGGCGTACCTGCGCCGGGCGAAGGGCCGGACGACGTTGTTCCAGGTCGCCCGGGCGACCGGGATCCGGCGTGAGCAGGTCCGGGTGCGTGATGACCTGGAGCCGGCCGAGGCCGTCACCGTCGGCCCGACCATCCTCGACGAGGTCATCGAGGTGGTGACCGGGGCGGCGGTCGGGCGGGGCCGACCCGACACGCCCTGGTTGCCGCCCCTGCCGGACGACTACCGACCGGACGGCGAGGCCGTCCTGGCCCTGCGCGACGTACCCGATGAACAACGGCAGACCGAGATTGGCGCGCCCGCCGGTTCCACCCTTGTCCTGGGCCGACCCGGGTCGGGCCGGAGTTCGACGCTGCGGCGGCTGGCCTGGTGCGCCGCGACGGACGGCGCCGAACTGGTCGTCGTCGACCCGTCGGGTGGGCTCCGCGAGCTGGCCGATTGGCCGAGCACCCGCACCTACCTCGACGGCCACGACCCGGTGCTGGTGCATCGGCTGATCGACCGGCTGCGCGTCGTTCGGCGGGCCAGGGTCGACGGAACCGGCTCCCCGCTCCTGCTACTGATCGACGGCTGGGACGCCATGGCCGGCCCGCTCGACGGACTGGACTACGGAGGCTCGACGAGCACGGTGACCGATCTGGCCGGAGGTGGACCGTCGGCCGGGATGCGGGTGGCCGTCTCCGGTGACCTGCGGATGGAGCACCATCGGACGGCCGGGGCGTTCACCACCGTCATCCGGCTCGGCGTCGACGCGCGGAACGATCCATGTGGCGCTCCCCCGGGCCGGGGACGCCTGCTCGGAGCCGAGATCCAGGTCGCGCACGGTCCGCCGGGCGCACCGTCATCGGATCCGGTCGGGCACGGCGCGCCCGTCGTCCGGGCATTGCCCGTGATCGTGACGGCGTCCCAGCTCCCCGACCCGAGGGCCGACGCGGTCCCGCTGGGCGTGGGCGATGACGACGGTTCGGTGCAGGTGATCGACCTGACCGGACCGGGCGGAGGGCTGCTGGTGGCCGGTCCGCGCCGAAGCGGGGTCAGTACCGCCCTGGCTCGACTGGCCGTCGGCGCGGCGGCGGCCGGTGTGCGCGTCGTCCGGGCCACGGTGCGCCCGGCGCCCGGGCTGCCGGGCGTCGAGGACATCATCCTGGGGCCGGGAGCCGGCCCGTTGCACCGCCTGCTGCTCGACCACGACGGGCCGATCCTGCTGGTCGCGGATGATCTGGACCGCCCCGACTGGCCCGACGACGCCCTGGCCCTGTTCGAGCGATTCGTCACAGTCGCCGGGCCGGGGCAGTACCTGGCCGCCGCGGCCCGCCTTGAGCGGGCCCTGCGGTCCCACCGGGGTCCGATCGCCGAGATCGCGGCATTCCGGACCGGCATCCTGCTGCATCCCGATTCCGCAGATGGCACCCTGTTCGACGTCACCCTGCCGCGACGGCAGGGGCAACCGCCGGCCGGTCGGGGCTACCTCGTCCGACAGGGGCGAGCCGTCCCGCTGCAGCTCGCCGGACACCCGCTCTGA
- a CDS encoding YceI family protein, producing the protein MSTPTTTLTGTWIGDTVHSDVSFKVRHMAVGKAKGTFELESATLVVPESGLADATVTAVIDAASVETKQEQRNEHVKSPDFLHVEQYPSLKFVSTGIKNFDGDEFVVVGDLTIRDVTKSVELAVEFLGATTDAYGAERAGFTATTSISRKEFNVSFEAAFGAGNAVVSDKVEISLELEFTKSA; encoded by the coding sequence ATGAGCACCCCCACCACCACCCTGACCGGCACCTGGATCGGTGACACCGTCCACTCGGACGTCAGTTTCAAGGTTCGCCACATGGCGGTCGGCAAGGCCAAGGGCACGTTCGAGCTGGAGTCGGCCACCCTGGTCGTCCCGGAGAGCGGCCTGGCCGACGCCACCGTCACCGCCGTCATCGACGCCGCCAGCGTCGAGACCAAGCAGGAGCAGCGCAACGAGCACGTGAAGTCCCCCGACTTCCTGCACGTCGAGCAGTACCCGTCCCTGAAGTTCGTCTCCACCGGCATCAAGAACTTCGACGGCGACGAGTTCGTCGTGGTCGGCGACCTCACCATCCGCGACGTGACCAAGTCGGTCGAGTTGGCGGTCGAGTTCCTCGGTGCCACCACCGACGCCTACGGAGCCGAGCGGGCCGGTTTCACCGCGACCACCTCGATCAGCCGCAAGGAATTCAACGTCTCCTTCGAGGCCGCCTTCGGCGCCGGTAACGCCGTGGTCAGCGACAAGGTCGAGATCTCCCTCGAGCTGGAGTTCACCAAGAGCGCCTGA
- a CDS encoding AAA family ATPase, which yields MSSGLLTAGNGQNWENDLVAALDRPGAGMSVVRRCVDIADVLTAATTGQAAAVVLSGELRRLDTEAVQRLTAAGVAVVAIYPASEPRIRTRLERIGITTLVADDDAGAAALMAAVRTAITQLAAGVNPVVAGLPPEATGFLPHPAVADPRFALPPDRGQGTSIPVPARADPPPLGQVVAVWGPAGAPGRTMLAANLAVESAEAGRPTLLIDADVYGGVLGNAFGLLDESPGLAGACRQAANGRLDLAELTRLVWAIGSNLRLLTGISRADRWPEVRPSAIPAVLGVARSMAAVTVVDCGFCLEADEEITFDTAAPRRNGATLAVLADADVLVAVGSADPPGIERLVRGLAELRDMVPEVQPLVVLNRSRRTAASPDEAIAALARFSGLGVTAVLPEDRGSTDKAWLQGIPLAQAAPGSALRKGIRDLAGALTRAGAVPSGSVPR from the coding sequence ATGAGTTCGGGGCTGCTCACCGCGGGTAACGGGCAGAACTGGGAGAACGATCTGGTCGCCGCGTTGGACCGCCCGGGCGCCGGCATGTCGGTGGTCCGCCGGTGCGTCGACATCGCTGACGTCCTGACCGCCGCGACCACCGGGCAGGCGGCGGCGGTGGTGCTCTCCGGGGAACTGCGCCGGCTGGACACCGAGGCCGTTCAGCGTCTCACCGCGGCCGGCGTCGCGGTGGTCGCCATCTATCCGGCGTCCGAACCGCGGATCCGGACGCGGCTCGAGCGGATCGGGATCACCACGCTGGTCGCCGATGACGACGCGGGAGCGGCGGCGCTGATGGCGGCCGTCCGGACGGCGATCACCCAGCTGGCCGCCGGCGTCAACCCGGTCGTGGCCGGGTTGCCCCCGGAGGCGACCGGCTTCCTTCCGCATCCAGCGGTGGCCGATCCCCGGTTCGCGCTGCCGCCCGATCGGGGCCAGGGCACCTCGATCCCAGTGCCGGCCCGAGCTGATCCGCCGCCGCTGGGCCAGGTGGTGGCGGTCTGGGGTCCGGCCGGCGCCCCGGGACGCACCATGCTGGCCGCCAACCTGGCCGTCGAATCGGCCGAGGCCGGTCGGCCCACACTGCTGATCGACGCGGATGTGTACGGCGGCGTGCTCGGAAACGCCTTCGGTCTGCTGGACGAATCGCCGGGACTGGCCGGGGCGTGTCGCCAGGCCGCCAACGGCCGCCTGGACCTGGCCGAACTGACCCGCCTGGTGTGGGCCATCGGCAGCAATCTGCGACTGCTCACCGGGATCAGCCGCGCCGACCGCTGGCCCGAAGTGCGGCCGTCGGCCATCCCGGCGGTGCTCGGTGTGGCCCGGTCGATGGCCGCGGTGACGGTGGTCGACTGCGGTTTCTGCCTCGAGGCGGACGAGGAGATCACGTTCGACACCGCGGCCCCCCGGCGCAACGGCGCCACCCTGGCCGTGCTGGCCGACGCCGACGTGCTGGTTGCGGTCGGATCGGCGGATCCGCCGGGCATCGAACGCCTCGTCCGCGGGCTGGCCGAGCTGCGGGACATGGTCCCGGAGGTCCAGCCGCTGGTGGTGCTGAACCGGTCCCGGCGAACGGCCGCGTCGCCCGATGAGGCGATTGCCGCGTTGGCCCGATTCTCCGGTCTCGGTGTCACGGCCGTCCTGCCGGAGGACCGTGGCAGCACCGACAAGGCCTGGCTGCAGGGGATTCCGCTGGCGCAGGCGGCGCCCGGGTCGGCGCTGCGCAAGGGGATCCGTGATCTCGCCGGTGCCCTGACCCGTGCCGGTGCCGTGCCGTCGGGGTCTGTGCCACGATGA